The following are encoded together in the Sphaerodactylus townsendi isolate TG3544 linkage group LG12, MPM_Stown_v2.3, whole genome shotgun sequence genome:
- the LZTS1 gene encoding leucine zipper putative tumor suppressor 1 — translation MGSVSSLISGHSFHSKHCRASQYKLRKSSHLKKLNRYSDGLLKFGFSQETGHNKSSSKGNKNEDFFYIKVNQKTHRSEYTPLSSGELGGQAGRSSVDFGTPTSSKLKPGSNQLELATDKSSARPTAFKPVLPRSNTVLHSSLDQGNHIPQQLQSQDKAKDLDVKPAPCSGGLSDSGRNSMSSLPTHSTASSYQLDPLVTPVGPINRFGGSAHNITQSAILQDSNMMSLKALSFSDGGNKILNPSKGSSSHPHSGEKNSCIRSPISTDESAIQELEQKLLEREGELQDLQCSFEEKEIASCQSFEEKQRRCREEMEGLKQKCNNKLKQTSQKSQRAQQLLQLQVFQLQQEKKQLREELANLMKEQDLLETKLRSYEKEKTNFAPALEETQWEVCQKSGEISLLKQQLKESQSELNTKTNEVLNLKAQLKDIRGKMELLEMKIQDLEDSLRAKAMELEVCENELQRKKNESELLREKVNLLEEEIVELRTDLTILREERKCGVASMGPEGTTAEDIQTLWREVERLKAELQEEHSNNEQMTVGFQQERQTWKEEKEKVIHYQKQLQQSYLHMYKRNQNLEKMLQQLAAGEDGKEPLELDLHGTDVPYEDIIATEI, via the exons ATGGGGAGCGTCAGTAGCCTCATCTCTGGGCACAGTTTTCACAGCAAGCACTGCCGGGCCTCGCAATACAAGCTGCGCAAATCCTCTCACCTGAAGAAGCTGAACAGGTACTCAGACGGGTTGCTGAAATTCGGCTTCTCTCAGGAAACTGGCCACAACAAGTCCAGCTCTAAGGGGAACAAGAATGAGGATTTCTTTTACATCAAGGTCAACCAAAAGACTCATCGGTCAGAGTACACCCCTCTCTCCAGCGGGGAGCTGGGAGGCCAGGCGGGAAGGAGCAGTGTGGATTTTGGCACCCCGACATCATCCAAACTGAAGCCAGGCTCCAACCAGCTGGAACTG GCTACAGACAAGAGTTCTGCAAGGCCCACGGCCTTCAAGCCTGTGCTCCCTCGCTCAAACACGGTACTCCATTCTTCTCTGGACCAAGGCAACCACATACCCCAGCAGCTGCAGTCCCAGGACAAAGCCAAGGACCTGGATGTTAAGCCAGCACCATGTTCAGGAGGACTTTCAGATTCTGGGAGGAACTCCATGTCTAGCCTCCCCACCCACAGCACTGCCAGCAGCTACCAGCTGGACCCTCTTGTCACCCCTGTAGGGCCCATCAATCGGTTTGGGGGCTCTGCCCACAACATCACCCAGAGCGCGATCCTGCAGGACAGTAACATGATGAGCCTGAAGGCCCTTTCCTTCTCCGATGGAGGCAACAAGATTCTCAACCCCAGCAAAGGGTCTTCTTCTCATCCGCACAGTGGGGAGAAGAACTCCTGCATCCGCTCACCCATCTCCACAGACGAGTCAGCCATTCAGGAGCTGGAACAGAAGCtgctggagagggaaggggaattgCAGGACCTCCAGTGCAGCTTCGAAGAGAAGGAGATCGCCTCCTGCCAAAGCTTTGAGGAAAAGCAGAGGCGCTGCAGAGAGGAGATGGAAGGGCTGAAACAAAAATGCAACAACAAGCTCAAGCAGACATCGCAGAAGTCGCAGAGAGCGCAGCAGCTACTGCAGCTCCAGGTGTTCCAGTTGCAGCAGGAGAAGAAGCAGCTCCGCGAAGAACTGGCGAACCTGATGAAGGAGCAGGACTTGTTAGAGACCAAGCTGAGGTCTTACGAGAAGGAGAAGACCAACTTTGCTCCGGCATTGGAGGAGACACAGTGGGAG gtaTGCCAGAAGTCTGGCGAAATCTCCCTCCTCAAACAGCAGCTGAAGGAATCCCAGTCGGAGCTGAACACCAAGACCAATGAAGTGCTCAACTTGAAGGCCCAGCTGAAGGACATCCGGGGAAAGATGGAGCTGCTGGAGATGAAGATTCAGGACCTAGAAGACTCGCTGCGGGCCAAGGCCATGGAGCTGGAGGTCTGTGAGAATGAACTCCAGCGCAAGAAGAATGAATCGGAGCTCCTGAGGGAAAAGGTAAACCTGCTGGAGGAGGAGATTGTGGAGCTAAGGACAGATCTAACCATCCttagggaggagaggaaatgcGGGGTGGCATCCATGGGCCCAGAAGGGACCACAGCAGAGGACATTCAAACCCTGTGGAGGGAAGTCGAGAGGTTGAAAGCAGAACTCCAGGAGGAGCACAGCAACAATGAGCAGATGACGGTGGGCTTCCAGCAGGAACGGCAGAcctggaaggaggagaaagagaaggtgaTCCACTACcagaagcagctgcagcagagctACTTGCACATGTACAAGAGGAACCagaatctggagaaaatgctgcagCAGTTGGCTGCAGGAGAAGATGGCAAAGAGCCCCTCGAGCTTGACCTACACGGGACTGATGTCCCTTACGAGGACATCATCGCCACTGAAATCTGA